In Pseudanabaena yagii GIHE-NHR1, the following proteins share a genomic window:
- the modB gene encoding molybdate ABC transporter permease subunit: MDSVPFDFSPFWISLKVATTAIFFTFFLGITAAYSLLEYRGRWKAVLDSILLAPLVLPPTVVGFLLLQLFGQYGWMGKFLQLFRFNIIFTWYAGVVAAVVVTFPLMYKTAQGAFEQVDGNLLRAAKTLGASDFQVFWQIALPLAFPGVLAGAMLSFARGLGEFGATLMLAGNIPKQTTTIPLAIYAAVEAGANQEAWLWTAIILSMSFSAIAIAHLWSNKREQNREKGKRKKEKIPSNYELRITNYQEGLVIDIEKQLPEFDLQIALHCVDQSIGILGASGTGKSMLLKCIAGMETPSSGRIVINGKVLFDSEQKINLPSRDRHIGFLFQNYALFPHLTVAQNIAFGLSKELPALQIKQKVSEQLHSIELQGFGDRYPHQLSGGQQQRVALARALVSQPDILLLDEPFSALDTHLRSQMERELISALSNYKGMTLFVTHNIEEAYRICTNLLILDHGQVMRYGEKSDVLENPSNLATARLTGCKNFSRINLIKPDHVEAIDWECKLQINHNSTNLPTHIGIRAHHITFLDSSSNGNLPNTLPCWLVRTTETPHRMTLYLKLNNPPNHDWDYHLQAEVFKEKWFVLKQYAQPLQVYLDPDQLFLSSSDSYSKIL; encoded by the coding sequence ATGGATTCAGTACCCTTTGATTTCTCTCCATTTTGGATCTCCCTAAAGGTGGCAACTACTGCCATCTTTTTTACGTTCTTTTTAGGAATTACCGCAGCTTACAGTCTCCTCGAATATCGCGGTAGATGGAAAGCAGTACTTGATAGCATTCTCCTTGCACCATTGGTATTACCGCCCACCGTCGTCGGCTTTCTCTTACTCCAATTATTTGGACAATATGGCTGGATGGGAAAGTTTTTACAACTCTTCCGTTTCAATATCATTTTCACTTGGTATGCAGGGGTAGTCGCAGCAGTTGTCGTTACCTTTCCGCTAATGTATAAAACTGCCCAAGGAGCCTTCGAGCAAGTGGATGGAAATTTACTCCGTGCCGCGAAAACCCTTGGCGCTTCAGATTTTCAAGTCTTCTGGCAAATAGCCCTACCTCTTGCCTTTCCGGGGGTTTTAGCAGGCGCGATGCTTTCCTTTGCCAGAGGCTTAGGTGAATTTGGTGCAACCCTGATGCTAGCAGGGAATATCCCTAAGCAAACCACCACAATTCCCCTCGCCATTTACGCCGCTGTCGAAGCTGGCGCAAATCAAGAAGCTTGGCTATGGACAGCGATCATTTTGTCGATGTCTTTTTCGGCGATCGCCATTGCTCATCTCTGGTCAAACAAGAGAGAACAGAATAGGGAAAAAGGAAAAAGGAAAAAGGAAAAAATTCCATCAAATTACGAATTACGAATTACGAATTATCAAGAGGGGTTGGTAATCGATATTGAGAAGCAATTACCTGAGTTTGATTTGCAGATTGCTTTGCACTGTGTTGATCAATCTATTGGTATTTTGGGGGCATCAGGGACGGGGAAAAGTATGCTGCTCAAGTGTATTGCGGGGATGGAAACTCCCTCAAGTGGACGGATTGTCATCAATGGCAAGGTTTTATTTGATAGTGAGCAGAAAATCAATTTACCTAGTCGCGATCGCCATATTGGTTTTCTATTCCAAAACTATGCCCTCTTTCCACATCTGACGGTCGCACAAAATATTGCCTTTGGCTTGTCCAAAGAATTACCAGCATTACAAATCAAGCAAAAAGTCTCTGAACAATTACATAGCATCGAGCTACAGGGATTTGGCGATCGCTATCCGCATCAACTCTCAGGAGGTCAGCAGCAAAGGGTTGCCCTCGCCAGAGCGCTCGTCAGTCAACCCGATATTCTCCTCCTCGATGAACCATTCTCGGCATTGGATACCCACTTGCGTAGCCAAATGGAACGGGAGTTAATTTCGGCGCTTAGCAACTATAAAGGAATGACGCTATTTGTCACTCACAACATTGAGGAAGCCTATCGCATCTGCACAAATCTGTTGATTTTAGATCATGGTCAAGTCATGAGATATGGCGAGAAGTCCGACGTTCTCGAAAATCCCTCTAACTTAGCAACAGCAAGGCTAACAGGATGTAAAAACTTTTCGCGAATTAACCTGATTAAACCTGATCATGTCGAAGCGATCGATTGGGAATGTAAGCTCCAAATCAACCATAACTCTACAAACCTACCAACGCATATAGGAATTCGTGCTCATCATATTACATTTTTAGATAGTTCAAGTAATGGCAATTTACCAAATACTCTGCCCTGTTGGTTAGTTCGCACGACCGAAACACCGCACCGCATGACTTTATACCTGAAATTAAATAATCCTCCTAACCATGATTGGGATTACCATCTCCAAGCAGAAGTATTTAAAGAAAAGTGGTTTGTGCTGAAGCAATATGCTCAGCCTTTACAGGTTTATCTCGATCCTGATCAATTATTTTTAAGTAGCTCAGATAGCTACTCAAAAATCCTTTAA
- the modA gene encoding molybdate ABC transporter substrate-binding protein → MHTKRFITFISLVVVTLCAIAGCSFLSPTVEQTSKPNASVVPSVKQENVQLTVSAAASLKEALGEITPLYSKAKSNVTIRNNFGSSGDLQQQIINGAPVDVFISAAAKQMDELQKKDLIIADTRRDLLSNRLVLIVPVDKGDAKELKDLTNANIERIAIGDPRSVPVGQYAEQALTKLELLQDVQSKFVLGNNVRQVLQFVESGNAQAGIVYATDAKTSTKVKVVQVIDAKLHKPIVYPIAVLQKSTNQTSAKSYLEFLSSEPAKTIFEKYGFSTL, encoded by the coding sequence ATGCACACAAAAAGATTCATCACCTTTATTAGTTTAGTCGTCGTTACCCTATGTGCGATCGCAGGATGTAGCTTCCTCTCACCAACGGTCGAACAGACTAGTAAACCCAATGCCTCGGTAGTCCCCTCAGTCAAACAAGAGAACGTCCAATTAACAGTTTCAGCAGCAGCTAGTCTCAAGGAAGCATTAGGTGAAATCACACCTCTATATAGCAAAGCAAAATCCAATGTCACCATTCGCAATAACTTTGGAAGTTCAGGCGATTTGCAACAACAAATCATTAATGGCGCTCCCGTTGATGTATTCATTTCTGCCGCTGCTAAGCAAATGGATGAATTGCAAAAAAAGGACTTAATCATTGCTGATACGCGACGCGATCTATTAAGCAATCGTTTAGTACTCATCGTTCCTGTGGACAAAGGCGATGCCAAAGAGTTAAAAGATTTAACTAATGCTAATATCGAACGAATTGCGATCGGCGATCCCCGTAGTGTTCCCGTAGGTCAATATGCCGAACAAGCCCTGACAAAATTAGAACTATTGCAAGATGTACAATCAAAATTTGTCCTAGGCAATAACGTGCGCCAAGTGCTGCAATTTGTGGAATCGGGCAATGCTCAAGCAGGAATTGTCTATGCAACCGATGCGAAAACTTCCACTAAGGTAAAAGTAGTCCAAGTCATTGATGCTAAACTTCATAAACCAATTGTCTATCCGATCGCAGTTTTACAAAAAAGCACCAACCAAACGAGCGCCAAGTCCTACCTAGAATTTCTATCCAGCGAACCAGCCAAGACTATTTTCGAGAAATATGGATTCAGTACCCTTTGA
- a CDS encoding TOBE domain-containing protein produces MKISARNSFQGIVKKVKIGAVTAEVSIEISAGVNVISTITKASAESLELTEGKEAYVVIKASDVMVATD; encoded by the coding sequence ATGAAAATTAGCGCTCGTAATTCTTTCCAGGGTATTGTAAAGAAGGTTAAAATTGGCGCAGTTACTGCCGAAGTATCTATCGAGATCTCTGCTGGTGTCAATGTAATATCAACAATCACTAAGGCATCGGCTGAGAGTTTAGAATTAACAGAAGGGAAAGAAGCTTATGTTGTGATTAAAGCTTCAGATGTAATGGTAGCAACGGACTAA
- a CDS encoding CBS domain-containing protein, with product MLKAFDIMSQDVAIVRGSATVAEAIKLMRLKEVRTLIVDIRSTDDAYGIVTQTDIVYKVVAYGKDPAAMRVYEIMTKPCISVNPDLGVEYVARLFANTGIHVAPVIREGILGIISLSDILNKGDFLEKPKVVVARNELSRAIAEAKSLCAGVGITSKECAAAWALVEDIEAEMIYQSGMDVPEKTAFQLYCDENPKIFQVLGTGQLVTNRVAR from the coding sequence ATGTTAAAAGCATTTGACATAATGTCTCAGGATGTGGCGATCGTGCGTGGTTCTGCAACCGTTGCCGAAGCTATTAAACTGATGAGACTCAAGGAAGTCCGTACATTGATCGTAGACATCCGTTCTACCGATGATGCCTATGGAATTGTGACGCAAACCGACATCGTGTATAAGGTGGTTGCCTATGGGAAAGACCCCGCCGCTATGCGAGTTTATGAAATCATGACCAAACCTTGTATTTCGGTCAATCCAGATCTAGGGGTGGAGTATGTTGCGCGTTTGTTTGCGAATACAGGTATTCATGTGGCTCCTGTGATTCGCGAAGGTATATTAGGCATCATTTCTCTAAGCGATATCCTGAACAAGGGAGACTTCTTAGAGAAGCCCAAGGTAGTTGTAGCTCGGAATGAGTTGTCCCGTGCGATCGCTGAAGCAAAATCTCTCTGTGCTGGCGTAGGCATTACTTCCAAGGAATGTGCAGCAGCTTGGGCTTTGGTCGAAGATATTGAAGCGGAAATGATTTACCAAAGCGGTATGGACGTTCCAGAAAAAACTGCTTTCCAACTCTACTGTGACGAGAATCCCAAAATTTTCCAAGTCCTTGGTACTGGACAGCTAGTTACTAATAGAGTAGCCCGTTAA
- a CDS encoding ArsC/Spx/MgsR family protein: MATIIFYEKPNCVNNTKQKEILHAAGYAVKARNLLTQSWSPETLYQFLKDRPLWEWFNRTAPQIRDGEIVPEKLDEQTALELMVKYPIIIRRPLIQIGDRYTVGFDLVKLNAWMGLKEPQPIVKDLDLETCPKVIGKDLVGNCSQ; this comes from the coding sequence ATGGCAACGATCATTTTTTATGAGAAACCTAATTGCGTCAACAATACCAAGCAGAAGGAAATTCTCCATGCTGCTGGTTATGCTGTCAAAGCGCGAAACCTATTGACGCAATCTTGGAGTCCCGAAACCTTATACCAATTTCTCAAGGATCGACCTTTATGGGAATGGTTTAATCGCACGGCTCCACAAATTAGAGATGGCGAAATTGTACCTGAGAAGCTCGATGAGCAAACCGCTTTAGAGCTAATGGTCAAGTACCCAATTATCATTCGCCGACCACTAATTCAAATTGGCGATCGCTATACCGTCGGATTTGATTTAGTTAAGCTCAACGCTTGGATGGGACTGAAAGAACCTCAACCAATTGTTAAAGATTTAGATCTGGAAACTTGCCCAAAAGTTATTGGGAAAGATTTGGTTGGCAATTGTAGTCAGTAA
- a CDS encoding cysteine dioxygenase family protein, whose product MNSKDWIVTDDGHCESRPASREWDLIRDKYYFHEFLTEIINLLRNISNEEDEWNYLPQIRRRVRQLVINSYWLHTQYLEPSPKTGMATRTLYNEIGYPLTVQTATFAPNVSSNVHNHGTWGVVAVLKGEEKHTFWKRVEDPQFPNKIEKVGEKILKAGEIISFTPHAIHQVTAIGNDPAFSFTIYGDTLPRSRFIFDTTKHTAKPF is encoded by the coding sequence ATGAATAGCAAAGATTGGATTGTCACCGATGACGGACATTGCGAATCTCGTCCTGCCTCTAGGGAGTGGGATCTAATTAGGGACAAATATTATTTTCATGAGTTCCTAACCGAGATTATCAATTTGCTGCGGAACATTTCCAATGAGGAAGACGAGTGGAATTATTTACCGCAAATTCGGAGGCGCGTTAGGCAGTTAGTGATCAACTCCTATTGGTTGCACACTCAATATCTAGAACCTTCTCCAAAAACTGGGATGGCAACGCGGACTCTATACAATGAGATCGGTTATCCGCTCACCGTACAGACGGCAACCTTTGCGCCCAATGTCTCCTCGAATGTCCACAATCATGGTACATGGGGAGTGGTGGCAGTTCTCAAGGGAGAGGAAAAACATACTTTCTGGAAGCGCGTTGAAGATCCGCAGTTTCCTAACAAAATCGAGAAAGTGGGCGAGAAGATTCTCAAGGCGGGAGAAATCATTAGTTTTACGCCCCATGCGATTCACCAAGTCACCGCCATCGGCAATGACCCCGCTTTTAGTTTCACCATTTATGGTGATACGCTACCGCGATCGCGGTTCATTTTTGACACAACAAAACACACTGCAAAACCCTTCTAA
- the fdxB gene encoding ferredoxin III, nif-specific, which produces MATLTGLTFGGKEWLPKFVQAIDQHKCIGCARCFKVCGRGVLGLRGMNDEGEFVDDDEDEIEKKVMTIANANNCIGCEACSRVCPKNCYTHQTLDLAIA; this is translated from the coding sequence ATGGCAACTCTAACTGGTTTGACCTTTGGCGGCAAAGAATGGCTACCCAAATTTGTACAAGCGATCGACCAACATAAATGTATTGGCTGCGCTCGATGCTTCAAAGTCTGTGGACGCGGAGTGCTAGGACTTAGGGGCATGAATGATGAAGGCGAATTTGTGGATGATGATGAAGATGAAATCGAGAAGAAAGTAATGACGATCGCTAATGCTAATAACTGCATTGGCTGTGAAGCTTGTTCGCGAGTTTGTCCTAAGAACTGCTACACCCACCAAACCTTAGATTTAGCGATCGCCTAA